From Thermodesulforhabdaceae bacterium:
CTGTAATATGTGCAGAGGAGTAAAGAGATGAAGTATAGAATAGGCGAAACTGCAAGAGTTGTGGTTGCCAGATTTGAAGATGGAGATAACGTATTAAGTAACTTGATAGATTTAGCCAGAAAAGAAAACATCCGTTCAGCGGTTTTTTTCCTTTTGGGCGGCATGAAAAACTTGAAAGTTGTGGTAGGACCTCAAAAAGACGAAATGCCCCCTGTGCCTGTGTGGCGTGAACTTCATGATAGTCAGGAAATACTCGGTATCGGGACTATTTTTTGGGATAAAGATATTCCAAGAATCCATTTTCATGGAGCCTATGGAAAGCATGACAGAGTCACGGTCGGCTGTTTAAGAGAAATGGCGGAAACATTCCTTGTTCTGGAAGCTATAATAATCGAAATTAAGGGAATAGACGCTCAGAGAGAATTTGATCCCAGATCCGGATTAGTATTACTTAAATTACAGTAAGAATCTAGATAGACCGTTTAATCTAAATCTGTGAATTTTTCGGAATCATGTATTTCAAATATTTCTGAACAGAGGCTTACATCGGAGTTCTTACAGGTGGCGTCTGTCATATGAGAGTGTTCTAAAAACTCCGTAACCCAAGTTCGCCACTTTTTGTGGCGAACTTGGGTTAGTTACCCGAGTCCGGGAATGTCTCCCAGGCTGAGTTTCGTCCCTGCCTTTTCTATGTTTCGCCACCCCGTAAAGGAAGTTTTAGAACACCCTAATTAATAAAATACGGTGACCTTTTTCAAAAAATTTCGTGCCGTTTCGTAATCATTGTAGGGGCAGGTTCTTAACCTGCC
This genomic window contains:
- a CDS encoding DUF296 domain-containing protein yields the protein MKYRIGETARVVVARFEDGDNVLSNLIDLARKENIRSAVFFLLGGMKNLKVVVGPQKDEMPPVPVWRELHDSQEILGIGTIFWDKDIPRIHFHGAYGKHDRVTVGCLREMAETFLVLEAIIIEIKGIDAQREFDPRSGLVLLKLQ